The Herbiconiux sp. A18JL235 region CAGGTAGGCGTTGCCCTTGATGTTGCGGATCTGGCCGTCTTCGACCTGCTGGGTGAACGCATCCATCGCGTTGGCGAACTCGTCGTCGCCCCACTCGCCCGTGATGTCGGTGCCCTGGCTCAGCATGATGAGACCCATGGTGTCGCGCATCTCGCTCAGCACCCCCACGCGGCCCTTCAGCGCCGAGTCCCACAGGTCGTCGACGCTGGCGAGGCCGTTCGGCACCTTCTCCTTGTTCCAGCAGATGCCGGCGAAACCGCCCTGCCACGGGAGGGAGCGGCTGCGGCCCTTGTCGAAGTCGGGGTTGGCGAACGCCTCGGAGAGATTCGCGATGTTCGGGATGTTCGCGTGGTCGAGCTCCTGCACGTAGCCGTTTCGCACGAGGCGGGCGACCATCCAGTCGGTGAGGCAGACCGTGTCGGCACCGATGTCCTGGCCGAGGGCGAGCTGGTCTTTGACCTTCGCGTAGTAGCTGTTGTTGTCGTCGACGGCGACGTTGTAGGTCACCGTGATGCCGGTCTCGTCCTCGAAGCCGATGAGGGTGGGGTAATTGCCGTCGTCGTCCTCGTCCATGTAGGCGGGCCAGTTGTCCCAGGTGAGGGTCTTCTCACTGGCCGAGAGGTCTTTGGCGGGGGTGAGCTCCTTGCGCTCCCCTCCTGAGCACGCGGCGAGGGCGAGCGCCGTGGCACCGAAGCCTGCCGCACCCAGGAAGCCGCGCCGCGAGAGCTGGAGCGCCC contains the following coding sequences:
- a CDS encoding PotD/PotF family extracellular solute-binding protein, with product MTPRTPHDPMIIQAIRHSQALQKARALQLSRRGFLGAAGFGATALALAACSGGERKELTPAKDLSASEKTLTWDNWPAYMDEDDDGNYPTLIGFEDETGITVTYNVAVDDNNSYYAKVKDQLALGQDIGADTVCLTDWMVARLVRNGYVQELDHANIPNIANLSEAFANPDFDKGRSRSLPWQGGFAGICWNKEKVPNGLASVDDLWDSALKGRVGVLSEMRDTMGLIMLSQGTDITGEWGDDEFANAMDAFTQQVEDGQIRNIKGNAYLNDLQSEDTYAAICWSGDITSLNATAGDKWQFAIPDAGGTLWNDTFVVPMGSAHKANAEAVMNYYYEPEVAAELAAWVNYVTPVVGAKEAMDAIDPELASNQLIFPDEETLSTVHVFRTLTPQEENDYQAQFQKVLLGS